In Oscillatoria acuminata PCC 6304, a single window of DNA contains:
- the recN gene encoding DNA repair protein RecN → MLLSLRIENFALIDCLDLDFGKGLNVLTGETGAGKSIILDALDAVLGGKCTGRAIRTGTGRSLIEATFELEPPVAAYVREQEIELLDGTLLVVSRELVFGKGGAMRSRSRLNGVLVNRQLMEQLRDRLVEITAQGQTVQLGQPARQRDWLDAFAGPEVLAVRQGVVTRYGEANAARQALEDSRQSEQQRLQRIDLLDYQVKELSEANLNEADELEQLEQERQRLSHVVELQEQSDRVYQALYQQNDGSLAAADLLGEVEQTLQDMVAYDLELQGVLDMVNDALALAIEAGRQMSSYSSSLEADPDRLAEVEQRMAQLKQICRKYGPNLSAAIAYFHRIEAELEELTQADRAVEVLERLYQARQAELIQTCEELTHLRRTAALRLEQRLIEELKPLAMDNVQFQVQIEAVTPTSTGSDRIIFLFSPNPGEPLQPVAEIASGGEMSRFLLALQSCFVQVDNAATLVFDEIDAGVSGRVAGAIAQKLHQLSQGQQVLFVTHQPIVAAMADFHFRVNKQVIGSSEETPEATDPALKSAQSPGNGSTPPAPLAPEERTVVRVTALSSEQRREELAQLAGGQGASEAIAWAQSLLNQAASVRQIQTRSS, encoded by the coding sequence ATGTTGCTGTCCCTGCGGATAGAAAATTTTGCCTTAATTGACTGCTTAGATCTGGACTTTGGTAAGGGTCTCAATGTCCTCACCGGGGAAACGGGGGCGGGAAAATCGATTATTCTGGACGCCCTGGATGCCGTGTTGGGGGGCAAATGTACGGGAAGGGCTATCCGCACGGGAACCGGGCGATCGCTGATTGAAGCCACCTTTGAACTGGAACCCCCAGTAGCGGCTTATGTCCGAGAGCAAGAAATTGAACTGTTAGATGGCACTCTCCTTGTCGTCAGTCGGGAACTGGTGTTCGGGAAAGGAGGGGCCATGCGGAGCCGATCGCGGTTAAATGGGGTGCTGGTGAATCGGCAACTCATGGAACAACTGCGCGATCGCCTGGTGGAAATCACCGCCCAAGGGCAAACGGTTCAACTGGGACAACCGGCACGTCAGCGGGATTGGCTAGATGCCTTTGCCGGTCCCGAGGTCCTGGCAGTCCGCCAAGGGGTGGTAACTCGCTATGGGGAAGCCAATGCCGCCCGACAAGCGTTAGAAGATAGTCGGCAATCGGAACAACAGCGCTTACAACGGATTGATTTACTGGATTATCAAGTCAAAGAACTCTCGGAAGCGAATCTCAACGAAGCGGACGAGTTAGAGCAACTGGAACAGGAACGGCAGCGCCTGTCCCATGTGGTGGAACTCCAGGAACAGAGCGATCGCGTCTATCAAGCCCTTTATCAACAAAATGATGGGTCTTTGGCGGCGGCGGACCTGTTGGGAGAAGTGGAACAAACCCTACAGGATATGGTGGCTTATGACTTGGAACTGCAAGGGGTCCTAGATATGGTCAATGATGCCTTAGCTTTGGCGATCGAGGCGGGACGGCAGATGAGTAGCTACAGTTCCAGTTTAGAAGCTGATCCCGACCGCTTGGCGGAGGTGGAACAACGGATGGCTCAACTTAAGCAAATTTGCCGCAAGTACGGACCGAACCTGAGTGCGGCGATCGCCTACTTCCATCGCATTGAGGCAGAACTGGAGGAACTCACCCAAGCCGATCGCGCCGTGGAGGTCCTAGAACGCCTCTATCAAGCCCGCCAAGCCGAACTCATCCAAACCTGTGAAGAATTAACCCATCTACGACGGACTGCTGCCTTGCGGTTAGAACAACGCCTCATCGAGGAACTCAAACCCCTGGCGATGGATAATGTCCAGTTTCAGGTGCAGATTGAAGCCGTAACGCCCACCAGTACCGGCAGCGATCGGATTATTTTCCTGTTTAGTCCCAATCCCGGGGAACCGTTGCAACCTGTGGCCGAAATCGCCTCTGGGGGGGAAATGAGTCGATTTTTGCTGGCCCTGCAATCCTGTTTCGTGCAGGTAGATAATGCCGCTACCCTGGTTTTTGATGAAATTGATGCGGGAGTTTCCGGACGAGTTGCCGGGGCGATCGCCCAAAAACTCCACCAACTCTCCCAGGGTCAACAGGTGTTATTTGTCACCCATCAACCGATTGTTGCAGCAATGGCAGACTTTCATTTTCGAGTGAATAAACAAGTCATTGGCAGTTCTGAAGAAACCCCCGAGGCAACCGATCCTGCCCTTAAATCCGCCCAATCCCCCGGCAACGGGTCCACCCCCCCTGCACCCCTTGCACCAGAAGAACGCACCGTGGTCCGAGTGACAGCCCTTTCTAGTGAGCAACGACGAGAAGAACTGGCGCAACTAGCTGGGGGACAAGGCGCATCCGAGGCGATCGCCTGGGCCCAATCCTTGCTCAACCAAGCCGCCTCCGTTCGACAAATTCAAACCCGCAGTTCTTAA
- a CDS encoding inorganic diphosphatase has product MDLTKIPAQPKPGLINVLIEIAGGSKNKYEFDKDLEAFALDRVLYASVQYPFDYGFIPNTLAEDGDPLDGMVIMDEPTFPGCVIAARPVGFLEMIDGGDPDEKILCVPDKDPRYAHVKSLKDIAPHRLEEIAEFFRTYKNLEKKKTEILGWHDVEKVMPLVEKCIKAGQQVGRN; this is encoded by the coding sequence GTGGACTTAACGAAGATTCCAGCCCAACCGAAACCTGGTCTGATTAATGTCTTAATTGAAATCGCAGGCGGAAGCAAGAATAAGTACGAATTTGATAAAGACTTAGAAGCCTTTGCCCTCGATCGCGTCCTCTATGCCTCGGTGCAGTATCCCTTCGATTATGGCTTCATCCCCAATACCCTGGCTGAGGATGGAGACCCCCTCGATGGCATGGTAATTATGGATGAACCCACCTTTCCCGGTTGTGTGATTGCCGCCCGTCCCGTCGGGTTTTTAGAAATGATTGACGGCGGGGACCCGGATGAAAAAATTCTCTGCGTTCCGGACAAAGACCCCCGCTATGCTCATGTCAAATCCCTCAAAGATATCGCCCCTCACCGCTTAGAGGAAATTGCTGAATTTTTCAGAACCTACAAAAATCTGGAAAAGAAGAAAACCGAAATTCTCGGTTGGCATGATGTGGAAAAGGTGATGCCTCTGGTTGAGAAGTGCATTAAAGCCGGTCAACAAGTCGGAAGAAACTAG
- the panD gene encoding aspartate 1-decarboxylase, translating into MQRTLLLAKIHNCTLTDANLNYVGSISIDKKLMEAAGILPYEQVQVVNKSNGERLITYAIEAPGESGAIELNGAAARLGAPGDRLIIMTYGQFTPEEVTTYSPRVVLVDEQNRLLEVRRYEELHTFSLV; encoded by the coding sequence ATGCAGCGAACTCTTCTATTAGCGAAAATCCATAACTGCACTCTCACCGATGCTAATTTGAATTATGTGGGAAGCATTAGTATTGATAAAAAGTTAATGGAGGCAGCAGGTATCTTGCCTTACGAGCAGGTGCAGGTTGTCAACAAATCCAACGGAGAACGGTTAATCACCTATGCGATTGAGGCCCCTGGGGAGTCCGGGGCGATCGAACTCAATGGGGCCGCAGCACGTCTGGGAGCACCGGGCGATCGCCTGATTATTATGACCTATGGACAATTCACCCCGGAAGAAGTTACAACATATTCGCCTCGGGTTGTTCTGGTTGATGAGCAAAACCGTCTGTTGGAAGTCCGACGGTATGAAGAATTGCATACCTTTAGCCTCGTTTAG
- a CDS encoding MBL fold metallo-hydrolase: protein METSLDSAFFIYFWGVRGSVATPGKETVHYGGNTSCVEMRVGGKRLIFDGGTGLRLLGTSLMPQMPVEAHLFFSHSHWDHIQGFPFFVPAFIPGNLFHVYGAVAPNGATMKQRLSDQMLHPNFPIPLQGMRSELKFYDLHPGDVVTIDDITIETAHLNHPSEALGYRVTWQGHTAVYCTDTEHYPDRLDENVLSLARNADIFIYDATYTDEEYYHPVTPKIGWGHSTWKEGIKIAKAAGVKHLVIFHHDPSHDDEFLADVESQIQAEFPDAFLAREGMKLNLI, encoded by the coding sequence ATGGAAACCAGCCTGGACTCTGCGTTTTTTATCTACTTCTGGGGAGTGCGCGGCAGCGTTGCCACACCCGGAAAAGAAACCGTTCACTACGGTGGCAATACCTCCTGTGTGGAAATGCGCGTCGGTGGTAAACGCCTGATTTTCGATGGCGGGACCGGCTTGCGACTCCTCGGCACCAGTTTAATGCCTCAGATGCCCGTCGAGGCGCATCTGTTTTTTTCCCACTCCCACTGGGATCACATTCAAGGCTTCCCCTTCTTTGTCCCTGCCTTTATCCCCGGCAATCTCTTTCATGTTTACGGTGCCGTTGCTCCCAATGGTGCAACCATGAAACAGCGCCTCTCGGACCAAATGCTGCATCCCAACTTTCCCATTCCGCTTCAGGGTATGAGGTCTGAGTTGAAATTCTACGACTTACACCCCGGGGATGTAGTCACCATTGATGATATCACCATTGAAACTGCCCATCTGAATCATCCCAGTGAAGCCCTTGGCTATCGCGTCACCTGGCAAGGACATACCGCTGTTTACTGTACCGATACCGAACATTATCCCGATCGCCTCGATGAAAATGTTCTCTCTCTCGCCCGGAATGCCGATATTTTCATCTACGACGCCACCTACACCGATGAAGAATACTATCACCCCGTCACCCCCAAAATAGGCTGGGGCCACTCCACCTGGAAAGAAGGCATCAAAATCGCCAAAGCTGCTGGAGTCAAGCATTTAGTCATTTTTCATCACGACCCCTCTCATGATGATGAGTTTCTAGCTGATGTAGAATCTCAAATCCAAGCCGAATTCCCCGATGCCTTCCTAGCCAGAGAAGGCATGAAGTTAAATCTAATCTAA
- a CDS encoding RNA-guided endonuclease InsQ/TnpB family protein, giving the protein MKLAYQYKLLPAYQQRCRMDKWLDMLRCQYNYLLAARFDWWEMNRCPVNACPLVCSIAEPRKQPEYYGQKRSLVSLKQERSWYADIHADVLQDMVKRVDLAFVRLIKGDKNGKRSGKPRFKGKNRYRTFAYQRVKPDCIQGNGVMLPKLGEMKFIQHRSIPDGFTIKRALVTKKADGWYVTLTLEDQAVPELPINEIQPTEANSIGVDAGLEYFIACSDGETKQPPKFYRQAEEKLGKLQAKRDARAKGSKPRRRLNERIAKLHQRIARQRQQWHFETAQELIDKAEVIFIEELKVSNMVRRNKPKQGDDGTFLPNGQSAKSGLNKSFADAGIAGFLNDILPYKAAKAGRLVVKVNPAGTSQHCAMCLNRVPKELSDRWHECPYCGASMPRDVNSGMLIKKVGLGVRLTIKRESLNGRRSPHRNA; this is encoded by the coding sequence ATGAAACTAGCCTACCAGTACAAGCTATTACCGGCTTACCAGCAGCGATGCCGCATGGACAAGTGGCTCGATATGTTGCGTTGCCAGTACAACTATTTGCTGGCAGCGCGCTTCGATTGGTGGGAGATGAACCGCTGCCCGGTGAATGCTTGTCCATTGGTATGTAGCATTGCTGAACCCAGAAAGCAGCCGGAATACTACGGGCAAAAGCGGTCTTTGGTGTCGCTAAAACAAGAGCGTTCATGGTATGCCGACATTCATGCCGATGTCCTGCAAGACATGGTGAAACGGGTGGACCTTGCCTTCGTTCGATTGATTAAGGGAGATAAGAACGGTAAGCGTAGCGGCAAGCCTAGATTCAAGGGAAAGAATCGCTACCGCACCTTTGCTTACCAGCGAGTCAAGCCCGACTGCATACAAGGCAACGGTGTCATGTTGCCTAAGTTAGGTGAAATGAAGTTCATCCAGCATCGTTCTATACCCGATGGCTTCACGATTAAGCGGGCATTGGTCACCAAAAAGGCCGATGGCTGGTATGTCACGCTGACCCTTGAAGATCAGGCCGTCCCAGAGCTGCCGATTAACGAAATACAGCCGACCGAAGCCAACAGCATTGGCGTGGATGCTGGACTGGAATACTTTATCGCCTGCTCAGATGGAGAAACCAAACAGCCACCTAAGTTTTATCGGCAAGCTGAAGAAAAACTGGGTAAGCTCCAAGCAAAACGGGATGCCAGGGCGAAGGGTTCTAAACCTCGCCGCCGACTGAATGAGCGCATCGCCAAACTGCATCAACGCATCGCTAGGCAGCGCCAGCAGTGGCACTTTGAAACCGCTCAAGAGCTAATTGACAAGGCCGAGGTCATTTTTATTGAAGAGTTGAAAGTTTCTAACATGGTTCGACGCAATAAACCGAAACAGGGAGATGATGGGACGTTTCTCCCCAACGGACAGTCCGCTAAATCGGGCCTGAACAAAAGTTTTGCGGATGCTGGAATAGCGGGATTCCTTAACGACATCCTTCCGTACAAAGCTGCGAAAGCTGGGCGGTTGGTCGTGAAGGTTAATCCGGCTGGCACTTCCCAGCATTGTGCAATGTGCCTCAACCGAGTACCGAAGGAGTTGTCTGACCGCTGGCACGAATGCCCCTATTGTGGGGCATCCATGCCGCGAGACGTAAACTCCGGGATGCTCATCAAAAAAGTGGGGTTGGGCGTTCGCCTCACTATAAAACGCGAATCCCTCAATGGGAGGAGAAGCCCGCACCGTAACGCCTAA
- a CDS encoding pentapeptide repeat-containing protein, translating into MAANNAHIKRLLETKQCQGGILNEANLGRFNLNKADLSGAKLLFANLNQTNLSHANLSGADLSFANLVDANLAHSDLSGLDGKGMNLFEAKLNHANLSGADLTFANCVNANFTDANLSGVDFKGANLIGAVLNHANLSGVQCAGANLGNAQLVEANLTNGDLSDTRLVDADLRDANLNGADLRNANLFNANLSGANLTGANLGGANLAHAKLDGAIGLYGSGMGMSGDRHSGMHQAGMAYIPLGQHPGAYPGGGSGLALPRPGMQ; encoded by the coding sequence ATGGCTGCTAATAATGCCCACATCAAACGGTTACTCGAAACCAAGCAGTGTCAGGGAGGCATCCTCAATGAGGCAAACCTGGGTCGTTTTAATCTCAATAAAGCAGATTTAAGCGGTGCTAAATTACTGTTTGCCAATCTCAATCAAACAAATCTCAGTCATGCTAACTTGAGCGGGGCTGATTTGAGTTTTGCCAACTTAGTCGATGCCAACCTCGCCCATTCGGATCTGAGTGGGTTGGATGGCAAGGGGATGAACCTGTTTGAGGCGAAGCTGAATCATGCCAATCTCAGTGGGGCCGATTTGACCTTTGCTAATTGCGTGAATGCGAATTTCACTGATGCAAATCTCAGTGGTGTGGATTTCAAAGGCGCGAATCTGATTGGGGCCGTCCTCAATCATGCCAACCTCAGTGGGGTGCAATGTGCGGGGGCGAATCTGGGGAATGCACAATTGGTAGAGGCAAATTTGACCAATGGGGATTTGAGTGATACCCGGTTGGTGGATGCGGACTTGCGAGATGCCAATCTCAATGGGGCGGACCTCAGAAATGCCAATTTGTTTAATGCCAATCTCAGTGGGGCGAATCTCACAGGAGCGAACCTGGGGGGCGCAAATTTGGCTCATGCCAAGCTGGATGGGGCGATCGGACTCTATGGCAGTGGCATGGGAATGTCCGGCGATCGCCATTCCGGGATGCATCAAGCGGGAATGGCTTATATTCCGTTGGGGCAGCACCCCGGGGCTTATCCTGGAGGCGGTAGCGGTTTGGCCCTTCCCCGTCCGGGGATGCAGTAA
- a CDS encoding SAM-dependent methyltransferase produces the protein MQRGSLTIVGTGIQLGGHLTLAAQAWIKQADKLLFAVADPVTAKWLQSLNPTAEALPYNTDCDRRRQTYGKMVDRMMEAVRAGGNICAVFYGHPGVFADPAHGAIAQARREGYTALMLPGISAEDCLFADIGIDPGKGGCQSFEATDFLIRRRKFDPNSHLILWQVALIGNLGFYQEGSEQRGLKILAEVLQENYPSEHEVVIYEAAVYYPVCQPVINPIPLDSLPLAKVTTVSTLYVPPLGPASVDQEMMIRLGMIEG, from the coding sequence TTGCAACGGGGTTCATTAACAATTGTGGGAACCGGCATTCAACTGGGAGGTCATCTCACTTTGGCCGCTCAAGCCTGGATTAAACAGGCGGATAAGTTGTTGTTTGCCGTGGCTGATCCAGTGACGGCAAAATGGTTACAAAGCCTGAATCCCACGGCTGAAGCATTACCCTATAACACCGACTGCGATCGCCGCCGACAAACCTACGGGAAAATGGTCGATCGCATGATGGAGGCTGTACGGGCAGGGGGGAACATCTGTGCCGTATTTTACGGCCATCCGGGGGTATTTGCCGACCCGGCACATGGGGCGATCGCCCAGGCAAGGCGAGAAGGCTATACCGCCTTAATGTTGCCGGGAATTTCCGCAGAAGATTGCTTATTTGCCGATATTGGCATCGACCCGGGAAAAGGCGGCTGTCAGAGTTTTGAAGCGACAGACTTTCTAATCCGACGGCGCAAGTTTGACCCTAATTCTCACTTAATTTTATGGCAAGTTGCTTTAATAGGTAATCTGGGATTTTATCAAGAAGGGTCTGAGCAACGGGGCTTAAAGATATTAGCAGAAGTGTTACAAGAGAATTATCCCAGTGAGCATGAAGTCGTGATCTATGAGGCGGCAGTGTATTACCCAGTATGTCAGCCAGTGATTAATCCCATTCCCTTGGATTCTCTGCCGTTAGCCAAGGTGACAACGGTTTCTACCTTGTATGTACCGCCCCTGGGTCCGGCATCGGTGGATCAAGAGATGATGATACGCTTAGGGATGATTGAGGGTTAA
- a CDS encoding tetratricopeptide repeat protein, with product MTKDQGQTPNDHRLLAQQGETARQQGQYEQAIAYFTEAIALNLDYAWAIAHRGETYCLMKRYSEALGDFNRAVELNPTAWNYAHRGAVYRKLYRYDEALGDFNQAIALEANYAWAIAYRCLIYELTYRYAEGLGEFDRAIALEPSLYPTWRSKRGLILYYQKEYAEAIACCDQALQHDPQDHQAFYCKAVAKAQWQGVLAAKEEIEAAQIALQAALDTPERGIVLYRLAGLSALMGQSEQGLSYLQEAIPLESETTELVQHDLVWRDLRNTPEFRKLIAQQATGKVINFNPHPDRTP from the coding sequence ATGACCAAGGACCAAGGACAAACCCCAAATGACCACCGACTGCTGGCGCAGCAGGGGGAAACGGCACGGCAACAGGGACAATATGAGCAGGCGATCGCCTATTTTACCGAGGCGATCGCCTTGAATCTTGATTATGCTTGGGCGATCGCCCACCGAGGAGAAACCTATTGTTTGATGAAACGATATTCTGAAGCCCTAGGGGATTTCAATCGGGCGGTGGAACTCAATCCGACGGCTTGGAATTATGCTCATCGTGGGGCAGTGTATCGAAAATTATATCGCTATGACGAGGCTTTAGGGGATTTCAATCAAGCGATCGCCCTCGAAGCGAACTATGCCTGGGCGATCGCCTATCGCTGCTTGATCTATGAACTGACCTATCGCTATGCTGAAGGATTGGGGGAATTTGACCGGGCGATCGCCCTCGAACCCAGCCTCTATCCCACTTGGCGCAGCAAGCGGGGGCTGATTTTGTATTATCAGAAAGAATATGCTGAGGCGATCGCCTGTTGTGACCAAGCATTGCAGCACGATCCCCAGGATCATCAAGCATTCTACTGTAAAGCAGTAGCCAAGGCACAGTGGCAGGGAGTTCTTGCTGCAAAAGAGGAAATTGAAGCGGCACAAATTGCCCTACAAGCTGCACTTGATACCCCAGAACGTGGTATTGTTCTCTATAGATTAGCTGGGCTGTCAGCTTTAATGGGTCAATCCGAGCAGGGGTTAAGCTATCTACAGGAGGCGATTCCTTTGGAAAGCGAAACGACTGAATTAGTGCAGCACGATCTAGTGTGGCGAGACTTACGGAATACCCCAGAGTTCAGAAAATTAATCGCTCAACAGGCAACAGGGAAAGTTATAAACTTTAACCCTCATCCTGATCGTACCCCTTAG
- a CDS encoding tetratricopeptide repeat protein — MSSIAGNSNNTWQFLHEAETLRLMGHYDQAIQCFKQALSQNSQNPWGLAHKAEAHFQKRHYSEALDFFNQAINLSPNYAWAYAHRGETRFQMGRYDLALSDLTRAIELNPSYAWAVAHRGALYRYQGQNDKAEADFRKAIDLNSNYAWAWAYLSVVCALQNKYEEAWNSLIQALRLDPELPVQTTEWAKALRGGMGEDMEFSLEEETQSQTQSE, encoded by the coding sequence ATGAGCAGTATCGCTGGCAATTCCAACAATACTTGGCAGTTTCTCCACGAGGCTGAAACATTACGCTTGATGGGACATTATGACCAAGCAATCCAGTGCTTTAAGCAAGCACTTTCCCAAAATTCTCAAAATCCGTGGGGGTTAGCACACAAAGCTGAAGCCCACTTTCAAAAAAGGCATTATTCTGAAGCCCTTGACTTTTTTAATCAAGCCATTAACTTAAGTCCCAATTACGCTTGGGCCTATGCCCATCGCGGTGAAACGCGGTTTCAGATGGGACGCTATGACCTGGCTTTAAGTGATTTGACTCGGGCAATTGAACTCAATCCGAGTTACGCTTGGGCAGTAGCTCACCGAGGTGCACTTTATCGCTATCAGGGGCAAAATGATAAAGCGGAAGCAGATTTTAGAAAAGCGATCGACCTCAATTCTAACTATGCTTGGGCTTGGGCTTATCTGAGTGTGGTCTGCGCCCTTCAAAATAAATATGAAGAGGCGTGGAATAGCTTGATTCAAGCACTGCGACTGGATCCAGAGCTTCCAGTTCAAACCACTGAATGGGCAAAAGCTCTTCGGGGCGGAATGGGCGAGGACATGGAATTTTCCTTAGAAGAAGAGACTCAATCACAGACTCAATCAGAGTAA